Within Winogradskyella helgolandensis, the genomic segment GACGAGAGCAAACCAACCTTATTACTAAATTCCCATCACGATACGGTAAAACCTAATAATGGTTATACCAAAGATCCGCTTAAAGCTATTGTTGAAGATGGTAAATTATACGGATTAGGCAGCAATGATGCAGGAGGATGTTTGGTATCTCTAATAGCAACCTTCACCTATTTTTACAATAAAAAAGACCTCAACTACAATTTAGTAATTGTCGCTTCTGCCGAAGAAGAAAGCAGTGGACCAAACGGATTGAATAGCATGCTAAGCATCATTCCAAAAATTGATGTCGCTATTGTAGGCGAACCTACTTTAATGAATTTAGCTATTGCCGAAAAAGGTTTAGTTGTTTTTGATGCTAAGGTAAAAGGTACGGCTGGTCATGCCGCTCACCCAAATAAGGATAATTCAATTTACAATACTATTGAGGTTTTAAAATGGTTTAAAGATTATCAGTTTGCACGAAACTCACCTGTTTTAGGTGATGTAAAAATGACCGTAACTCAAATCAATGCAGGCCGACAACATAATGCCATTCCTGCTGAAGTTGATTTAGTCATTGATGTCCGTGTGAATGACAAATACACCAATCAACAAATTGAAGAGATTTTAATCAGAAAATCCCCATGCACAAGTATTAAAGCCCGTAGTTTGCGATTGAATTCCTCTTCAATTCCTATTAATCACGAATTGGTTGAAGCAGGTATAGAACTCGGACGAGAAACTTACGGTTCACCAACATTATCAGACCAATCCGTATTAACTTGCCCTTCACTGAAATTAGGACCAGGAGATAGCACGAGGTCGCATACAGCCGATGAATTTATTTATTTAGCTGAAATTGAAGAAGGTGTTGATTTATATATTAAATTATTAGAGAAAGTATTGTAAAAAGAAAATAGACCTAGCAGGTTTTTTCAACCTAGCAGGTCTAAAATTAAAAATAGATTCCTGCCTTCGCAGGAATGACAAAACAAAGAATGCGTATGAAACTTTGGGACAAAGGATTTTCAATAGATAAAAAGATAGAATTATTTACCGTTGGTAACGATAGAGAAATTGATATGCATATTGCTAAATACGATGTGGAAGCATCGCGAGCACACGCTGTGATGTTAGAGTCTATAGGGATTATTACTTCGGAAGAATTGATTCAATTAAAATCAGGATTAAAAGTCTTAGCTGATTCCATTGACAGAGGAACGTTTATTATTGAAGAATCATTTGAAGATGTACATTCTAAAATTGAACACGAGCTTACCAAAACTTTAGGCGAGGTCGGTAAAAAAATCCACACCGCACGCTCTAGAAATGATCAAGTTTTAGTGGCCCTTCAACTCTATTATAAAGAAAATCTTCAAATCATAAACGACAAAACAAAAACCTTTTTCGATACACTTTTAAGTCTAGCTGAAACCCATAAAACCCAACTTTTACCTGGTTATACGCATTTACAAGTTGCTATGCCTTCCTCATTTGGGTTATGGTTTTCTGCCTATGCGGAATTGTTAATTGATGATGTTTATGTACTGAATGCCGTTTCCAAAATTGCAGATCAAAACCCATTAGGTTCTGCTGCTGGATACGGTAGTTCATTTCCAATTGACAGAAATATTACAACTAAAGAATTAGGCTTTTCAACCTTAAAATATAATGTAGTTGCGGCACAATTAAGCAGAGGAAAAAGTGAGCGCGCTATCGCAAGTGCTTTAGGTGGCTTATGTAACACTATGGCACGTTTTGCTATGGATATTTGCTTGTATATGAGTCAGAATTTTGGATTTATAACATTCCCAGATGAATTGACTACAGGAAGTAGTATTATGCCACACAAAAAGAATCCTGATGTGTTTGAATTAATACGAGGTAAGTGTAATAAAATTCAAGCTTTACATTCTGAAATGCTATTAATCACGAATAATTTACCAAGCGGTTACCACAGAGATTTTCAACTATTGAAAGAAAACATCATCAATGCTTTTGAAGATGTAAAGGACATTCTGGACATCTTTAATTATTCCATTCAACAAATCATCGTGAAGGATATTGACCTCACAGATGAGAAATACCAATACCTGTTTACAGTAGACAGCATTAATAATTTAGTGGTTGATGGCATGAGTTTTAGAGAAGCGTATCAAAAAATAGGAGGGCAAGTTCAAGCAGGAACTTATACTCCAGATTTAGGAAAAGAACACTCTCATATTGGGAGTATTCATAATTTGTGTTTAGAAGATATTCGAGCAAAGTATCCTAAATAAGATTAAACTTATTACACCTGCAAGGTTTTAAAAAACATGCAGGATAACAAAAAAAAGCATCTGTTTCCAGATGCTTTATATTCTACCCTAATAAATAGACTACCCTTAGAAATTTATAGCAGCAGAAGTATTTTTATTTAAAATTCTCTTATACTCCAACTAAATCTCCATCCGCATTTTTAGTCGCTAAATCGGATTTACCCATTAAGTAAATATCTACTTGACGAGCCGCTTCACGACCCTCAGAAATTGCCCAGACAATTAACGATTGTCCTCTTCGCATATCTCCCGCTGTAAAAATATTTGGAATATTAGTTTGATACTTTCCATAGCTCGCTTTATAGTTAGAACGTACATCTCTTTCCAAACCTAATTGGTCTGCAATAGTACTTTCTGGACCTGTAAAACCTAAAGCCAATAACGCCAAATCACAAGGCCATGTTTTTTCAGTTCCTGCAATTTCAATAAGTTTAGGGCGTTCACCTGGTACCATTTCCCATTCTACATTTACCGTTTTTATTGCTGTAAGTTTCCCTTTAGCATTCGTTACGAACTCTTTGGTATTAATTA encodes:
- a CDS encoding M20 family metallo-hydrolase, producing the protein MIEKLTQEAIALLKQLIETESFSSEEDNTALLIEDWFKSHKIPFKRDHHNIWSTNKYFDESKPTLLLNSHHDTVKPNNGYTKDPLKAIVEDGKLYGLGSNDAGGCLVSLIATFTYFYNKKDLNYNLVIVASAEEESSGPNGLNSMLSIIPKIDVAIVGEPTLMNLAIAEKGLVVFDAKVKGTAGHAAHPNKDNSIYNTIEVLKWFKDYQFARNSPVLGDVKMTVTQINAGRQHNAIPAEVDLVIDVRVNDKYTNQQIEEILIRKSPCTSIKARSLRLNSSSIPINHELVEAGIELGRETYGSPTLSDQSVLTCPSLKLGPGDSTRSHTADEFIYLAEIEEGVDLYIKLLEKVL
- the argH gene encoding argininosuccinate lyase: MKLWDKGFSIDKKIELFTVGNDREIDMHIAKYDVEASRAHAVMLESIGIITSEELIQLKSGLKVLADSIDRGTFIIEESFEDVHSKIEHELTKTLGEVGKKIHTARSRNDQVLVALQLYYKENLQIINDKTKTFFDTLLSLAETHKTQLLPGYTHLQVAMPSSFGLWFSAYAELLIDDVYVLNAVSKIADQNPLGSAAGYGSSFPIDRNITTKELGFSTLKYNVVAAQLSRGKSERAIASALGGLCNTMARFAMDICLYMSQNFGFITFPDELTTGSSIMPHKKNPDVFELIRGKCNKIQALHSEMLLITNNLPSGYHRDFQLLKENIINAFEDVKDILDIFNYSIQQIIVKDIDLTDEKYQYLFTVDSINNLVVDGMSFREAYQKIGGQVQAGTYTPDLGKEHSHIGSIHNLCLEDIRAKYPK